The proteins below come from a single Antennarius striatus isolate MH-2024 chromosome 18, ASM4005453v1, whole genome shotgun sequence genomic window:
- the LOC137611846 gene encoding complement factor H-related protein 4-like, with translation MYSRHLGFLLLLWIPEALHAQRDRLPCAAPTLNGGVLAPQKTSYPHGMTLVYNCNDGYKAAVDSWWAKVRCLNGRWSHTPQCTSYGSSAYRTGSQISVSLCGSQPVVAHGVVVEADRMHLKYQCNTYYKLWGPEKVMCHGDGMWTEIPTCEDNYCVVDTDANPELKNAGVTYLKEGQNGHFECALSGYYTFGKCHNGQMGLSKCCTQYDVYMHYC, from the exons ATGTACAGCAGACATCTCGGATTTCTTCTCCTGCTTTGGATTCCTGAAGCTCTGCATG CACAACGTGACAGGCTGCCCTGTGCTGCTCCCACACTGAATGGGGGTGTCTTGGCCCCTCAAAAGACGTCTTACCCTCATGGAATGACCCTGGTCTACAATTGTAATGATGGATATAAAGCAGCCGTGGACAGTTGGTGGGCAAAAGTCAGATGTCTGAATGGCAGATGGTCTCATACGCCGCAATGTACAT CCTACGGATCGAGCGCTTACCGAACCGGATCTCAAATTTCAG TCTCCTTGTGCGGTAGCCAGCCCGTCGTCGCTCACGGCGTTGTTGTGGAAGCTGATCGAATGCATTTAAAATACCAATGCAATACTTACTACAAACTATGGGGGCCAGAGAAGGTGATGTGTCACGGCGATGGCATGTGGACAGAAATACCCACCTGTGAAG ACAACTACTGTGTGGTGGACACCGACGCAAACCCAGAGTTAAAAAATGCAGGAGTTACGTACCTAAAAGAAGGCCAGAACGGCCACTTTGAATGTGCACTCTCTGGCTATTACACTTTTGGCAAGTGTCACAACGGACAAATGGGTCTTTCCAAAT GCTGCACCCAGTACGACGTATACATG CATTATTGCTGA
- the zbtb41 gene encoding zinc finger and BTB domain-containing protein 41 isoform X1, with translation MKRRPCNPLRPKRSRRTGAAAEDPLPDSHASPTSEPVPGPTSEPVPVPTSEPDPDPTCEPVLEPISHIRHLAMSQHGRSLLRFLNEDRTRQRFCDVSVSVGGKLYSAHKVVLAHGSSYFHAELSKNPAVAQVTLDHVEDSVFQHLLGFLYTSECVVMETDLPALTAAARFLDMMDVLKLLYEDKDDQPAPEIQVEEDVRGSPEPEVTSADSPAGDPDLQNPPQAPFGGRVGTEDPLQVRLLEIQNDTPQETKMDVQKIAVTRRSARRRTPTKYQRVDAEHAVSTPDGKHGAVSSNEDAKGRGEEEGRAGPKQTPLLDAKDTPTEEEEAAGAMEDTSARQEVDEVEGAELQAFGEVEACPASAAAGSSAHSPVYPEGLAPVIIQTSSKKTLKCPKCDKTFDRAGKYESHTRVHTGEKPFQCDVCLQRYSTKSNLTVHKKKHASDAPFQKKEHKCPFCSKLHASKKTLAKHVRRFHPEHIQEFLTKRKRKSEGWKCAICLKTFTRRPHLQEHMILHTQDRPFKCSFCDECFKSRFARLKHQEKYHLGPFPCEICGRQFNDTGNRKRHIECTHGGKRKWTCFVCGKSVRERTTLREHLRIHSGEKPHLCSICGQSFRHGSSYRLHLRVHHDDKRYECDECGKTFIRHDHLTKHQKIHSGAGSRVIFIVSCQDVGLNELLCAAGEKAHQCEECGKCFRRHDHLTVHYKSIHLGEKVWQKYKSAVHQCEVCKKEFKGKSSLEMHFRTHSGEKPHRCPECNQTFRIKKTLTKHMVIHSDARPFNCPHCSSTFKRKDKLKYHVDHVHSPRFGDPPLAAAPDHKAAPVPFEEPSKAYRAEPKSSAPANVCVPVTLIPVQLAGDGNDHRGASSLPSQTQSVVNLQAQGGQQQQNSGYPAPTDLAFLEKYTLTPQPTNIVHPVRPEQMLDPRDQSYLGALLGLDSASTVQNMSNSDHTH, from the exons ATGAAGAGGAGGCCTTGTAATCCCCTGCGACCCAAACGCAGCCGGCGGACCGGCGCCGCGGCAGAGGATCCCCTCCCGGACTCCCACGCCTCCCCGACCTCTGAACCTGTTCCAGGGCCGACCTCTGAACCCGTTCCAGTGCCGACCTCTGAACCCGATCCGGATCCGACCTGTGAACCCGTTCTGGAGCCGATCTCACACATCCGACACCTGGCCATGTCCCAGCACGGCCGCAGCCTCCTGAGGTTCCTGAACGAGGACCGGACCCGGCAGCGGTTCTGCGACGTGTCCGTGTCCGTGGGGGGGAAGCTCTACAGCGCCCACAAGGTGGTGCTGGCGCATGGGAGCAGCTACTTCCACGCCGAGCTGTCCAAGAACCCGGCTGTGGCCCAGGTGACTCTGGACCACGTGGAGGACTCGGTGTTCCAGCACCTTCTGGGCTTCTTGTACACCTCTGAGTGCGTCGTCATGGAGACGGACCTGCCGGCTCTGACGGCGGCGGCTCGGTTCCTGGACATGATGGACGTCCTGAAGCTGCTGTATGAAGATAAGGACGACCAGCCGGCGCCGGAGATCCAGGTGGAGGAGGATGTACGAGGGTCTCCTGAGCCGGAGGTGACCTCCGCAGACTCGCCGGCGGGCGACCCGGACCTGCAGAACCCGCCTCAAGCGCCTTTCGGTGGACGTGTTGGCACTGAGGACCCGTTGCAGGTGCGGCTGCTCGAGATCCAGAACGACACGCCGCAGGAAACGAAGATGGACGTTCAGAAGATCGCCGTGACGCGTCGATCTGCCCGCCGGAGGACACCCACCAAGTACCAGAGAGTCGATGCGGAGCACGCCGTCAGCACTCCTGATGGGAAACACGGCGCTGTATCATCAAATGAGGACGctaaaggaagaggagaagaagaggggaGGGCGGGGCCAAAGCAAACACCACTCCTGGACGCGAAGGACACGCCCACGGAAGAGGAAGAGGCGGCGGGAGCGATGGAGGACACTTCCGCCCGGCAGGAAGTCGATGAGGTAGAAGGGGCGGAGCTCCAGGCCTTCGGAGAGGTGGAGGCGTGTCCGGCGTCGGCAGCGGCaggaagctccgcccacagccCGGTTTACCCAGAGGGCCTTGCTCCGGTCATCATTCAGACATCCAGCAAGAAGACGCTCAAGTGCCCCAAATGTGACAAGACGTTTGACCGAGCAG GGAAGTACGAGAGCCACACCAGGGTTCACACAGGCGAGAAGCCATTCCAGTGCGACGTGTGTCTCCAGCGCTACTCCACCAAGTCCAACCTGACCGTTCACAAGAAGAAGCACGCCAGCGACGCCCCCTTCCAGAAGAAGGAGCACAAGTGCCCCTTCTGCAGCAAACTCCACGCCAGCAAGAAGACGTTAGCCAAGCATGTCAGAAG GTTCCACCCAGAGCacattcaggagttcctcaccaagaggaagaggaagagcgaAGGCTGGAAATGTGCT ATCTGTCTGAAGACCTTCACCCGCCGGCCTCACCTGCAGGAGCACATGATCCTCCACACCCAGGACCGACCCTTCAAGTGCTCCTTCTGCGACGAGTGCTTCAAGTCCAGGTTTGCCCGTCTGAAGCATCAAGAGAAGTACCACCTGG GCCCGTTCCCATGCGAGATCTGTGGCCGACAGTTTAAcgacacaggaaacaggaagaggcaCATCGAATGCACGCATGGAGGCAAAAGGAAGTGGACCTGCTTCGTTTGTGGGAAATCTGTACGAGAGAG GACAACCCTGAGGGAGCACCTGAGGATCCACAGTGGGGAAAAGCCTCACCTGTGCAGCATCTGTGGACAAAGTTTCCGTCACGGCAGCTCCTACAG GCTCCACCTCCGCGTTCACCATGACGACAAGCGCTACGAGTGCGACGAATGCGGGAAGACCTTCATCCGCCACGACCACCTGACCAAACATCAGAAGATACACTCGGGTGCGGGTTCTCGTGTAATTTTCATCGTTTCCTGTCAGGATGTAGGGTTAAATGAACTCCTGTGTGCTGCAGGTGAGAAAGCGCACCAGTGTGAAGAGTGTGGGAAGTGTTTCCGGCGCCACGATCACCTGACGGTTCACTACAAGAGCATTCACCTGGGAGAGAAAGTCTGGCAGAA GTATAAATCGGCCGTGCATCAGTGCGAGGTGTGCAAGAAGGAATTCAAAGGGAAGTCGAGTCTGGAAATGCACTTCAGGACACACTCAG GTGAGAAGCCCCACCGGTGTCCCGAATGCAACCAGACGTTCCGGATCAAGAAGACGCTGACTAAGCACATGGTGATCCACTCGGACGCCCGCCCCTTCAACTGCCCCCACTGCAGCTCCACCTTCAAGAGGAAGGACAAGCTGAAGTACCACGTGGACCACGTGCACAGCCCCCGCTTCGGCGACCCGCCCCTGGCCGCCGCCCCCGACCACAAGGCCGCCCCCGTTCCCTTTGAGGAGCCGTCGAAGGCTTACCGCGCCGAGCCCAAGAGCTCCGCCCCCGCTAACGTCTGCGTTCCCGTCACGTTGATCCCCGTGCAGCTGGCGGGCGACGGGAACGACCACCGGGGGGCGTCGTCGCTGCCCTCACAGACTCAGAGCGTGGTGAACCTCCAGGCTcagggggggcagcagcagcagaactcGGGGTACCCGGCCCCCACGGATCTGGCGTTCCTGGAGAAGTACACCCTCACCCCCCAGCCCACCAACATCGTCCACCCCGTCAGGCCCGAGCAGATGCTGGACCCCCGGGACCAGTCGTACCTGGGGGCGCTGCTGGGGCTGGACTCCGCGTCCACGGTGCAGAACATGTCCAACAGTGACCACACCCACTGA
- the zbtb41 gene encoding zinc finger and BTB domain-containing protein 41 isoform X2 — protein MKRRPCNPLRPKRSRRTGAAAEDPLPDSHASPTSEPVPGPTSEPVPVPTSEPDPDPTCEPVLEPISHIRHLAMSQHGRSLLRFLNEDRTRQRFCDVSVSVGGKLYSAHKVVLAHGSSYFHAELSKNPAVAQVTLDHVEDSVFQHLLGFLYTSECVVMETDLPALTAAARFLDMMDVLKLLYEDKDDQPAPEIQVEEDVRGSPEPEVTSADSPAGDPDLQNPPQAPFGGRVGTEDPLQVRLLEIQNDTPQETKMDVQKIAVTRRSARRRTPTKYQRVDAEHAVSTPDGKHGAVSSNEDAKGRGEEEGRAGPKQTPLLDAKDTPTEEEEAAGAMEDTSARQEVDEVEGAELQAFGEVEACPASAAAGSSAHSPVYPEGLAPVIIQTSSKKTLKCPKCDKTFDRAGKYESHTRVHTGEKPFQCDVCLQRYSTKSNLTVHKKKHASDAPFQKKEHKCPFCSKLHASKKTLAKHVRRFHPEHIQEFLTKRKRKSEGWKCAICLKTFTRRPHLQEHMILHTQDRPFKCSFCDECFKSRFARLKHQEKYHLGPFPCEICGRQFNDTGNRKRHIECTHGGKRKWTCFVCGKSVRERTTLREHLRIHSGEKPHLCSICGQSFRHGSSYRLHLRVHHDDKRYECDECGKTFIRHDHLTKHQKIHSGEKAHQCEECGKCFRRHDHLTVHYKSIHLGEKVWQKYKSAVHQCEVCKKEFKGKSSLEMHFRTHSGEKPHRCPECNQTFRIKKTLTKHMVIHSDARPFNCPHCSSTFKRKDKLKYHVDHVHSPRFGDPPLAAAPDHKAAPVPFEEPSKAYRAEPKSSAPANVCVPVTLIPVQLAGDGNDHRGASSLPSQTQSVVNLQAQGGQQQQNSGYPAPTDLAFLEKYTLTPQPTNIVHPVRPEQMLDPRDQSYLGALLGLDSASTVQNMSNSDHTH, from the exons ATGAAGAGGAGGCCTTGTAATCCCCTGCGACCCAAACGCAGCCGGCGGACCGGCGCCGCGGCAGAGGATCCCCTCCCGGACTCCCACGCCTCCCCGACCTCTGAACCTGTTCCAGGGCCGACCTCTGAACCCGTTCCAGTGCCGACCTCTGAACCCGATCCGGATCCGACCTGTGAACCCGTTCTGGAGCCGATCTCACACATCCGACACCTGGCCATGTCCCAGCACGGCCGCAGCCTCCTGAGGTTCCTGAACGAGGACCGGACCCGGCAGCGGTTCTGCGACGTGTCCGTGTCCGTGGGGGGGAAGCTCTACAGCGCCCACAAGGTGGTGCTGGCGCATGGGAGCAGCTACTTCCACGCCGAGCTGTCCAAGAACCCGGCTGTGGCCCAGGTGACTCTGGACCACGTGGAGGACTCGGTGTTCCAGCACCTTCTGGGCTTCTTGTACACCTCTGAGTGCGTCGTCATGGAGACGGACCTGCCGGCTCTGACGGCGGCGGCTCGGTTCCTGGACATGATGGACGTCCTGAAGCTGCTGTATGAAGATAAGGACGACCAGCCGGCGCCGGAGATCCAGGTGGAGGAGGATGTACGAGGGTCTCCTGAGCCGGAGGTGACCTCCGCAGACTCGCCGGCGGGCGACCCGGACCTGCAGAACCCGCCTCAAGCGCCTTTCGGTGGACGTGTTGGCACTGAGGACCCGTTGCAGGTGCGGCTGCTCGAGATCCAGAACGACACGCCGCAGGAAACGAAGATGGACGTTCAGAAGATCGCCGTGACGCGTCGATCTGCCCGCCGGAGGACACCCACCAAGTACCAGAGAGTCGATGCGGAGCACGCCGTCAGCACTCCTGATGGGAAACACGGCGCTGTATCATCAAATGAGGACGctaaaggaagaggagaagaagaggggaGGGCGGGGCCAAAGCAAACACCACTCCTGGACGCGAAGGACACGCCCACGGAAGAGGAAGAGGCGGCGGGAGCGATGGAGGACACTTCCGCCCGGCAGGAAGTCGATGAGGTAGAAGGGGCGGAGCTCCAGGCCTTCGGAGAGGTGGAGGCGTGTCCGGCGTCGGCAGCGGCaggaagctccgcccacagccCGGTTTACCCAGAGGGCCTTGCTCCGGTCATCATTCAGACATCCAGCAAGAAGACGCTCAAGTGCCCCAAATGTGACAAGACGTTTGACCGAGCAG GGAAGTACGAGAGCCACACCAGGGTTCACACAGGCGAGAAGCCATTCCAGTGCGACGTGTGTCTCCAGCGCTACTCCACCAAGTCCAACCTGACCGTTCACAAGAAGAAGCACGCCAGCGACGCCCCCTTCCAGAAGAAGGAGCACAAGTGCCCCTTCTGCAGCAAACTCCACGCCAGCAAGAAGACGTTAGCCAAGCATGTCAGAAG GTTCCACCCAGAGCacattcaggagttcctcaccaagaggaagaggaagagcgaAGGCTGGAAATGTGCT ATCTGTCTGAAGACCTTCACCCGCCGGCCTCACCTGCAGGAGCACATGATCCTCCACACCCAGGACCGACCCTTCAAGTGCTCCTTCTGCGACGAGTGCTTCAAGTCCAGGTTTGCCCGTCTGAAGCATCAAGAGAAGTACCACCTGG GCCCGTTCCCATGCGAGATCTGTGGCCGACAGTTTAAcgacacaggaaacaggaagaggcaCATCGAATGCACGCATGGAGGCAAAAGGAAGTGGACCTGCTTCGTTTGTGGGAAATCTGTACGAGAGAG GACAACCCTGAGGGAGCACCTGAGGATCCACAGTGGGGAAAAGCCTCACCTGTGCAGCATCTGTGGACAAAGTTTCCGTCACGGCAGCTCCTACAG GCTCCACCTCCGCGTTCACCATGACGACAAGCGCTACGAGTGCGACGAATGCGGGAAGACCTTCATCCGCCACGACCACCTGACCAAACATCAGAAGATACACTCGG GTGAGAAAGCGCACCAGTGTGAAGAGTGTGGGAAGTGTTTCCGGCGCCACGATCACCTGACGGTTCACTACAAGAGCATTCACCTGGGAGAGAAAGTCTGGCAGAA GTATAAATCGGCCGTGCATCAGTGCGAGGTGTGCAAGAAGGAATTCAAAGGGAAGTCGAGTCTGGAAATGCACTTCAGGACACACTCAG GTGAGAAGCCCCACCGGTGTCCCGAATGCAACCAGACGTTCCGGATCAAGAAGACGCTGACTAAGCACATGGTGATCCACTCGGACGCCCGCCCCTTCAACTGCCCCCACTGCAGCTCCACCTTCAAGAGGAAGGACAAGCTGAAGTACCACGTGGACCACGTGCACAGCCCCCGCTTCGGCGACCCGCCCCTGGCCGCCGCCCCCGACCACAAGGCCGCCCCCGTTCCCTTTGAGGAGCCGTCGAAGGCTTACCGCGCCGAGCCCAAGAGCTCCGCCCCCGCTAACGTCTGCGTTCCCGTCACGTTGATCCCCGTGCAGCTGGCGGGCGACGGGAACGACCACCGGGGGGCGTCGTCGCTGCCCTCACAGACTCAGAGCGTGGTGAACCTCCAGGCTcagggggggcagcagcagcagaactcGGGGTACCCGGCCCCCACGGATCTGGCGTTCCTGGAGAAGTACACCCTCACCCCCCAGCCCACCAACATCGTCCACCCCGTCAGGCCCGAGCAGATGCTGGACCCCCGGGACCAGTCGTACCTGGGGGCGCTGCTGGGGCTGGACTCCGCGTCCACGGTGCAGAACATGTCCAACAGTGACCACACCCACTGA
- the LOC137611845 gene encoding complement factor H-related protein 2-like — MSRTYLRLLLLLWFPGALHGEVPSQGCHAPRLNDGYFIPVQESYPEESSLSYACDGGFKPVGEEWWATSTCVNGMWTPEPQCIDETACLPPTVANRNPLGPRGGWYRDGAELSIGCDEGYELGAPSASAMCRNGTWSPVPVCRRSSRACGAPPEIPHAVIILQKYQELFPTNSELHYECEDGYTLEGVNNKTSIKCRDGSWTEAPTCTTFCYLDTHLYPELMPVGVQRIKGGDVMKLECVWRSSWRTPRYSDAQCTDGTPTLSRCRN; from the exons ATGAGTCGGACGTACCTCAGACTTCTTCTCCTGCTTTGGTTTCCTGGAGCGCTGCACG GGGAAGTCCCATCTCAGGGCTGTCATGCTCCCCGCCTGAATGACGGTTATTTTATTCCTGTGCAAGAAAGTTACCCTGAAGAATCCAGTCTCAGTTACGCCTGTGATGGGGGGTTCAAACCGGTGGGGGAGGAATGGTGGGCGACGAGCACATGTGTGAACGGAATGTGGACTCCAGAACCACAGTGTATAG ATGAAACCGCTTGTCTTCCTCCAACGGTTGCCAACAGAAACCCTCTGGGGCCCCGCGGCGGTTGGTACCGGGACGGCGCCGAGCTGTCGATAGGATGTGATGAAGGCTACGAGCTCGGGGCCCCCAGCGCTTCAGCCATGTGCAGGAATGGAACCTGGTCCCCCGTGCCCGTCTGTAGGA GAAGCAGCCGTGCATGTGGAGCACCTCCTGAAATTCCCCACGCCGTCATCATCCTTCAGAAATACCAGGAATTGTTTCCTACAAATTCAGAACTACACTATGAGTGTGAAGACGGATACACTTTAGAAGGAGTGAACAATAAAACGTCAATAAAGTGCAGAGATGGAAGCTGGACAGAAGCACCGACCTGCA CCACCTTCTGTTATCTGGACACTCATTTATATCCAGAGTTAATGCCTGTAGGAGTCCAGCGAATAAAAGGTGGAGATGTCATGAAGCTGGAATGTGTGTGGCGATCGAGTTGGAGAACGCCGCGTTATTCTGACGCCCAGTGCACCGATGGGACCCCGACTCTGTCCAGAT GTCGTAACTAG